One Epinephelus lanceolatus isolate andai-2023 chromosome 10, ASM4190304v1, whole genome shotgun sequence genomic region harbors:
- the oprd1b gene encoding opioid receptor, delta 1b, protein MAFPSSYYALGDFNDSISTTPFNVTEDPLRVLSNVKESNTVAARDTTSLIIAVCITALYSLICVVGLLGNVLVMYGVVRYTKMKTATNIYIFNLALADALATSTLPFQSAKYLMNTWPFGEVLCKVVIAIDYYNMFTSIFTLTMMSVDRYIAVCHPVRALDFRTPAKAKLINVGIWILSSAVGVPVTIIAVTKVTDKGNTSCELRFPKPEWYWDTVMKICVFIFAFVVPVLVITICYGLMILRLKSVRLLSGSKEKDRNLRRITRMVLVVVAAFIICWTPIHIFIIVKTMVDINRKNLLVMACWHLCIALGYTNSSLNPVLYAFLDENFKRCFRDFCLPYRSRLDQNSFSRARNTTREPMSVCAPATTQRPPA, encoded by the exons ATGGCCTTTCCTTCCTCCTACTACGCTTTGGGTGATTTTAACGACTCGATCTCAACAACTCCTTTCAATGTTACCGAGGATCCGCTGCGCGTGCTTTCAAACGTCAAAGAGAGCAACACGGTTGCAGCCAGGGACACTACGAGTCTCATCATCGCTGTTTGTATCACGGCTCTCTACTCTCTCATCTGTGTGGTGGGACTGCTCGGAAACGTGCTTGTCATGTATGGAGTGGTCAG GTACACCAAGATGAAGACGGCCACCAACATCTACATCTTTAACCTGGCTCTCGCCGACGCACTCGCCACCAGCACCCTCCCCTTCCAGAGTGCCAAGTACCTGATGAACACGTGGCCCTTTGGAGAGGTGTTGTGTAAAGTGGTCATTGCCATCGACTACTACAACATGTTCACCAGCATCTTCACGCTCACCATGATGAGTGTGGACCGCTACATAGCCGTCTGTCATCCGGTGAGGGCCCTGGACTTCCGTACACCTGCCAAAGCAAAGCTCATCAACGTGGGCATCTGgatcctctcctctgctgtcgGAGTCCCTGTAACGATCATAGCTGTTACCAAGGTTACAGATAAAG GAAACACCAGTTGTGAACTCAGATTCCCCAAACCTGAGTGGTACTGGGACACGGTGATGAAAATCTGCGTTTTCATCTTCGCCTTCGTCGTTCCTGTCCTGGTCATCACCATCTGCTACGGTCTGATGATCCTGCGGCTTAAGAGTGTCCGTCTGCTCTCCGGCTCCAAAGAGAAGGACAGGAACCTGCGCAGGATCACCCGCATGGTCCTGGTGGTCGTGGCAGCCTTCATCATCTGTTGGACTCCCATCCACATCTTCATCATCGTCAAGACCATGGTGGACATCAACCGCAAGAACCTCCTGGTGATGGCCTGCTGGCATCTGTGCATTGCGCTGGGCTACACCAACAGCAGTCTCAACCCTGTGCTGTACGCCTTCTTGGATGAGAACTTCAAAAGGTGCTTCAGGGATTTCTGCCTGCCCTATCGCTCCCGCCTGGATCAGAACAGCTTCTCCAGGGCACGCAATACCACGAGGGAGCCCATGTCTGTTTGTGCTCCTGCGACGACACAGAGACCGCCGGCCTGA